In the genome of Rhizobium etli 8C-3, one region contains:
- a CDS encoding undecaprenyl-phosphate glucose phosphotransferase, translating into MNKAEKSDQFDVEALRKRVSAANTDGGGKETPGEINAYARQIAEQFRKATRSPSMVIGQLRLFEFFSQFAIGLLAFLIWPGDGSESLGERAGIAAAAAAFGVLALQLADTYSIPALRARVRLLPRIFAAWAAGFAATEPIFSLFRDLAWGQVSLHVAWFTLASTFLLGSRFLVAYGIRNWARNGVMERRAVIVGGGEPAKDLIRVLEQQADNDIRICGIFDDRGEKRSPIMVAGYPKLGTVAELVEFVRLTRIDMLIIALPLSAEARILQLLKKLWILPVDIRLAAHANRLRFRPRAYSHIGSVPMLDIFKKPIRDWDSVAKRGFDLFFASLALALLWPVMILTAIAIKLTSKGPVFFMQKRHGFNNEVINVFKFRSMYTNMSDHNAKVVVTKGDPRVTSVGRFIRKSSIDELPQLFNVLKGDLSLVGPRPHAVLAQTKDRAWGDIVEGYFARHRVKPGVTGWAQINGWRGEIDNDDKIKFRTAYDLYYIENWSLWFDLKILFLTPVRLLNTENAY; encoded by the coding sequence ATGAACAAAGCAGAAAAGAGCGATCAGTTCGACGTGGAGGCCCTGCGCAAGCGGGTTTCCGCTGCCAACACAGACGGTGGCGGGAAGGAAACGCCCGGAGAGATCAACGCCTATGCCCGGCAGATCGCCGAACAGTTCCGCAAGGCAACACGTTCGCCATCGATGGTCATCGGCCAGCTGCGCCTCTTCGAATTCTTCTCGCAATTCGCAATCGGGCTGCTCGCCTTCCTGATCTGGCCTGGAGACGGCAGCGAAAGCCTTGGCGAGCGGGCGGGCATCGCAGCCGCCGCGGCGGCCTTTGGCGTCTTGGCGCTCCAGCTTGCCGATACCTATTCCATTCCCGCGCTGCGGGCTCGCGTTCGCCTGCTGCCGCGCATCTTCGCCGCCTGGGCGGCTGGCTTTGCCGCAACGGAACCGATCTTTTCGCTCTTCCGCGATCTTGCCTGGGGCCAGGTAAGCCTGCATGTCGCCTGGTTCACGCTTGCTTCAACCTTCCTGCTCGGCTCACGCTTCCTGGTCGCCTACGGTATTCGCAACTGGGCTCGCAACGGCGTCATGGAGCGTCGCGCCGTGATTGTCGGCGGCGGCGAACCTGCCAAGGATCTGATCCGCGTTCTCGAGCAGCAGGCGGACAACGACATCCGCATATGCGGCATCTTCGACGACCGGGGCGAAAAGCGCTCGCCGATCATGGTCGCCGGCTATCCGAAGCTCGGCACCGTTGCCGAACTGGTCGAATTCGTACGGCTCACCCGGATCGACATGCTGATCATCGCATTGCCGCTCAGCGCCGAAGCCCGCATCCTGCAGCTTCTCAAAAAACTCTGGATCCTGCCGGTCGATATCCGCCTTGCTGCACACGCCAACCGCCTGCGGTTCCGGCCGCGTGCCTATTCGCATATCGGCTCCGTGCCGATGCTCGACATTTTCAAGAAGCCGATCCGCGATTGGGACTCGGTCGCCAAACGCGGCTTCGACCTCTTCTTCGCATCGCTTGCGCTTGCCCTGCTCTGGCCGGTGATGATCCTGACGGCCATTGCAATCAAGCTGACGTCCAAGGGTCCAGTCTTCTTCATGCAGAAGCGGCACGGCTTCAACAATGAGGTCATCAACGTCTTCAAGTTCCGCTCGATGTACACAAACATGAGCGATCACAACGCCAAGGTCGTTGTGACCAAGGGCGATCCGCGCGTGACATCGGTCGGCCGCTTCATCCGCAAATCCTCGATCGATGAATTACCGCAACTGTTCAATGTGCTGAAAGGCGATCTCTCGCTCGTCGGGCCCCGGCCGCACGCAGTGCTTGCCCAGACCAAAGATCGCGCCTGGGGCGACATCGTCGAAGGCTATTTCGCCCGTCACCGCGTCAAGCCCGGCGTGACCGGGTGGGCGCAGATCAACGGCTGGCGCGGCGAGATCGACAATGACGACAAGATCAAGTTCCGCACTGCCTACGACCTCTACTATATCGAGAACTGGTCGCTCTGGTTCGATCTCAAGATATTGTTCCTGACGCCGGTGCGGCTGCTCAACACGGAAAACGCCTATTGA
- the ligD gene encoding non-homologous end-joining DNA ligase, which translates to MAKPPRSRSLQATDQPLRSRPRKLRDPAQPNLPLDPLPERVEPCLALLKARPPKGPRWAFEIKWDGYRLAVHIEPKGVRIITRGGHDWTDRFPAIAKAAKKLDVATAILDGEAVVLDEQGRSDFGLLQQSLGDRSGKRISTEAIFMAFDLLYFDGHDLRTLEFTARRHLLEGLIKSRDDVIRLSEEIEADGDRLYFAACEHGLEGIIAKDRESPYRSGRRGDWQKIKCIQSDGFAIVGYEHSFVARAGIGSLLLGARHGRKLVYVGSVGTGFNERTAHELRAALDKLKVKKPPVEYSGRRKYIVWVKPTLVAEIEYRAWTHDGKLRQSSYKGLRDLEENAAIYEILAN; encoded by the coding sequence ATGGCAAAGCCCCCGCGTTCCAGGTCTCTTCAGGCCACCGATCAACCATTGCGATCCCGGCCGCGCAAGCTGCGCGATCCGGCGCAACCTAATCTTCCCCTCGATCCCTTGCCAGAACGCGTTGAGCCGTGCCTCGCGCTGTTGAAAGCAAGGCCGCCCAAGGGGCCGCGGTGGGCTTTCGAAATCAAATGGGATGGATATCGCCTGGCTGTACATATCGAGCCGAAAGGCGTTCGCATTATCACCAGAGGCGGCCATGATTGGACGGATCGCTTCCCGGCCATCGCAAAAGCGGCGAAGAAGCTCGACGTCGCGACGGCTATCCTTGATGGCGAGGCTGTCGTTCTCGATGAGCAAGGAAGGTCGGACTTCGGACTGCTTCAGCAATCGCTCGGCGACCGGAGCGGCAAGCGCATCTCAACCGAAGCGATCTTCATGGCGTTCGACCTTCTCTATTTCGACGGTCATGATCTGAGAACATTGGAATTCACCGCTCGGCGGCATCTCTTGGAGGGGCTGATCAAGAGCCGGGACGATGTCATCCGGCTTTCTGAAGAGATCGAGGCAGACGGAGATAGGCTTTATTTCGCCGCCTGCGAACACGGCCTTGAGGGAATCATCGCGAAAGATCGGGAGAGCCCATATCGCTCCGGCCGGCGCGGCGACTGGCAGAAAATCAAATGCATCCAGAGCGACGGCTTCGCGATCGTTGGATACGAGCATTCTTTCGTCGCGCGGGCTGGGATTGGCTCACTGCTGCTCGGAGCGCGTCACGGTCGCAAGCTGGTCTATGTCGGATCGGTCGGGACTGGCTTCAATGAGCGAACGGCACATGAACTCCGCGCCGCTCTCGACAAACTCAAGGTCAAGAAGCCGCCTGTCGAATATTCCGGTCGGCGCAAATATATTGTTTGGGTGAAGCCGACGCTGGTGGCCGAGATCGAATATCGCGCCTGGACGCATGACGGCAAGCTGCGGCAATCATCCTATAAAGGGCTGCGCGATCTGGAGGAGAACGCCGCAATTTACGAGATCCTTGCCAATTGA
- a CDS encoding O-antigen ligase family protein translates to MSAIEAAYSRVAQPQRAALRLIGSAMVAFGVFLAGFVINEPAPYELWMAGLVGIWFILGLRISRFTAMLLTLLVTFNVGGMLSLTQMKDLTGGPMYVAVSTFLALTSVFYAAIIEDSAKRLPLIFNAWVFAAVITSLLGILGYFHAFPGAEVFTLYDRAKGAFQDPNVFGPFLVVPSLYLIHGILTRDLKTSPVRAAALLIVALGVFLSFSRAAWGLFLLGVVLLIFLMLLKERSGAFRLRILILSLLAIVLMVAALLIALQLPQVADLFSTRAQLVQEYDGEYLGRFDRHRIGFQMMMERPLGLGPMVFGTIFPEDEHNIWLKTLTTYGWLGFVSYVSLLVWTLYLGFKNLLRNRPWQPYLMIAWICVIGHAVIGNVIDIDHWRHVYLLFGIVWGCAALEHRYRQNFPGHSGLTT, encoded by the coding sequence TTGAGCGCGATCGAGGCGGCATATTCGCGCGTCGCCCAACCGCAGCGCGCCGCACTGCGATTGATCGGCTCGGCGATGGTTGCCTTCGGCGTCTTCCTCGCTGGCTTCGTCATCAATGAACCTGCCCCTTACGAACTGTGGATGGCCGGCCTCGTCGGCATCTGGTTCATCCTCGGTCTGCGGATCTCGCGTTTCACCGCGATGCTTCTGACCCTGCTCGTGACCTTCAATGTCGGCGGCATGCTTTCGCTGACGCAAATGAAGGACCTGACTGGCGGGCCGATGTATGTCGCGGTCTCTACCTTCCTTGCCCTGACCTCGGTCTTCTATGCGGCCATCATCGAAGACAGCGCCAAGCGGCTGCCGCTGATCTTCAATGCTTGGGTCTTTGCAGCCGTCATCACCTCGTTGCTCGGCATACTTGGATATTTCCATGCCTTTCCCGGCGCCGAGGTCTTTACGCTCTACGACCGCGCAAAGGGCGCATTCCAGGATCCGAACGTCTTCGGACCGTTCCTCGTGGTACCGTCTCTCTATCTGATCCACGGCATTTTGACGCGCGACCTGAAGACCTCGCCGGTCCGCGCCGCCGCGCTGCTGATCGTTGCGCTCGGAGTATTCCTGTCATTCTCGCGCGCCGCCTGGGGTCTCTTCCTGCTCGGCGTGGTGCTGCTCATCTTCCTGATGCTGCTGAAGGAGCGAAGCGGCGCATTCCGGCTGCGCATCCTCATCCTCTCGCTTCTGGCGATCGTTTTGATGGTGGCAGCCCTTCTAATCGCGCTTCAACTCCCGCAAGTTGCCGATCTGTTCAGCACGCGCGCACAACTCGTCCAGGAGTATGACGGCGAGTATCTCGGTCGTTTCGACCGCCACCGGATCGGTTTTCAGATGATGATGGAGAGACCGCTCGGTCTAGGCCCAATGGTGTTCGGCACCATCTTTCCGGAAGACGAGCACAATATCTGGCTGAAGACGCTGACGACCTACGGATGGCTCGGCTTTGTCTCCTATGTGTCGCTGCTTGTGTGGACGCTTTACCTCGGCTTCAAGAACCTGCTCAGGAACCGGCCTTGGCAACCTTATCTGATGATCGCCTGGATCTGCGTCATCGGCCACGCGGTCATCGGCAACGTGATCGACATCGACCATTGGCGGCATGTCTATCTGCTCTTCGGCATCGTCTGGGGGTGCGCAGCACTCGAACATCGCTATCGGCAGAATTTCCCCGGACATAGCGGCCTAACTACTTGA
- a CDS encoding helix-turn-helix domain-containing protein produces the protein MITGMQIRGARAMTGMSIDELAAASGLTPEAVEALEDGDGMGEPGAFLAAKHALEAAGVIFIASGNQDEGGPGVRLRARTSNDDGIRPENLNAANDD, from the coding sequence ATGATTACAGGAATGCAGATACGCGGCGCTCGCGCCATGACCGGTATGAGCATCGATGAACTAGCCGCTGCGTCCGGCCTGACGCCGGAAGCTGTAGAGGCACTCGAAGACGGCGACGGAATGGGCGAGCCTGGCGCATTCCTAGCCGCCAAGCACGCGCTGGAAGCAGCCGGCGTGATCTTTATCGCAAGCGGCAATCAGGACGAAGGCGGCCCCGGCGTGCGTCTGCGGGCGCGAACGTCAAACGATGACGGCATTCGCCCCGAAAACCTCAACGCCGCAAACGACGACTGA
- a CDS encoding DUF1515 family protein — protein MSPTEFDPRMHQQMGEVLAEIRNLRDAFRQSEIKSDNSRATMHQRMDMLVDRVGKVEGNVAAVQEDISEMRPVTDDVKRWKLMGIGALAVIGIGGMAMGVTFADAIRRIGSIILGR, from the coding sequence ATGTCGCCAACTGAATTTGATCCCCGGATGCATCAGCAAATGGGGGAAGTGCTTGCCGAAATTCGCAATCTTCGCGACGCCTTTCGCCAATCGGAGATCAAGTCGGACAATAGTCGTGCCACCATGCATCAGCGCATGGATATGCTGGTCGACCGCGTAGGCAAGGTTGAAGGCAACGTCGCGGCCGTTCAGGAAGATATTTCAGAGATGCGGCCTGTAACGGACGATGTGAAGCGCTGGAAGCTTATGGGAATCGGTGCTCTTGCCGTAATCGGCATCGGCGGCATGGCGATGGGTGTGACGTTCGCGGACGCTATCCGGCGGATCGGGTCGATTATCCTAGGACGCTAG
- a CDS encoding SOS response-associated peptidase family protein: protein MCNLYRMLSNQEAIRAITRAMIDSTGNLQPIEEIWPDRMAPIVRNTPAGRELANVRWGLPSSSQALFQAATKRADSLRKKGKDVDFQELLKMEPDGGTTNVRNVESKHWKRWHGVEFRCVVPFTAFAEPDSASKPEGGRTPNAWFAADPDCPLMFFAGFWVPQWQSVRKIKEGLVTADLYGFLTTEPNAIVAPIHEKAMPVILSNVDEIETWLTAPWEEARRLQRPLTNDKLVLLPVEQAAVA, encoded by the coding sequence GTGTGCAATCTCTACCGGATGCTGAGTAACCAGGAGGCAATCCGCGCGATCACACGCGCGATGATCGACAGCACCGGCAATCTGCAGCCGATCGAAGAGATATGGCCCGACCGGATGGCGCCCATCGTCCGCAACACACCGGCCGGCCGGGAGCTGGCAAACGTGCGATGGGGCCTTCCGAGCTCGTCACAGGCGCTGTTTCAGGCGGCGACCAAACGAGCGGACAGCCTGCGAAAGAAAGGCAAGGACGTCGATTTCCAGGAGCTTCTGAAAATGGAGCCGGATGGCGGAACCACCAATGTTCGCAATGTCGAAAGCAAGCATTGGAAGCGCTGGCACGGCGTCGAATTTCGCTGCGTCGTTCCTTTCACGGCCTTCGCCGAGCCGGACTCGGCCAGCAAGCCCGAAGGTGGCAGAACGCCGAATGCCTGGTTTGCGGCCGATCCGGATTGTCCGCTGATGTTCTTCGCTGGATTTTGGGTGCCGCAATGGCAGAGCGTCCGCAAGATCAAGGAAGGCTTGGTGACTGCGGATCTCTACGGTTTCCTGACGACCGAGCCGAACGCCATCGTGGCGCCGATCCACGAGAAGGCCATGCCGGTCATCTTGTCGAACGTGGATGAAATCGAAACCTGGCTGACAGCACCATGGGAGGAGGCAAGGAGGTTGCAGCGTCCGCTGACAAATGACAAACTCGTGCTCTTGCCCGTTGAGCAGGCCGCCGTGGCTTGA
- a CDS encoding Arc family DNA-binding protein — MSKEPKYPSEVAEKFNVRLPSGMRELIRKAAEESGRSMNVEIIHRLQNSFAQQTISVELIDVLKALAGSVVEVKERDGIQEVTFQRPIPVPNRD, encoded by the coding sequence ATGAGTAAAGAGCCGAAGTATCCAAGCGAGGTCGCCGAGAAATTCAATGTCCGCCTTCCCAGCGGCATGCGCGAACTCATCCGCAAGGCGGCCGAAGAGAGCGGACGGTCAATGAACGTGGAGATCATCCACAGGCTTCAGAATTCCTTTGCGCAACAGACTATTTCGGTCGAACTCATCGACGTGCTGAAGGCGCTGGCCGGCTCTGTTGTCGAGGTAAAGGAACGCGACGGTATTCAGGAAGTCACGTTCCAGCGGCCGATTCCCGTGCCAAATCGCGACTGA